A region of the Sarcophilus harrisii chromosome 3, mSarHar1.11, whole genome shotgun sequence genome:
cctctctttctgtgtgtcttggtgtctctgtctctgtcttctctcctctctatctctgcctctgtgtatctctgattctgtctctctcttctcccctttcctgtctctgtgtctctctgtatgtctctgtctctgtgtctttgtctccgTCTCTGTGTGTCACTCagtctttctttccatctctatgtctgtctgtgtatgtctctgtctctatgtgtctctctctttctgtctctctgtccatctttctgtctctctgtctttgtctgtctctgtctctcttctctcatgTCTGTCTCTATGGGtgtgtccctctctgtctgtctctgtctctgttcttccCAATCTGTCTCTATATGTCTCTcagtctttctgtgtctctatccatctctgtgtctttctgtctcttctctcctctgtctctttgtgtctgtctgtctctcctctctgtgtgtctctctgtctctgtcacaatctttcagtctttctgtctctctgtccatctccATGTCTCTGCCTGCCCCACCccctgtctgtctgtatctgtctatctatctgtctgtctgtctctctctctttcacacacacactgGCAAAGACCAACTCCTGGGTGAGCTCTCAGCCCTCAGTGGCTCAGGCACAGAGTCTCAGACTAAGACTAAGAAGGGATCGGGATGACCATCCAGTTTCTCCAGGTGTTGGAGAAGGGAGACCCCCTTTGTTGGAAGACAATGTGTGCAGTGTATTCCCTGTTGCTCAGACTCTCCTCCACAGGCAGTGGAATGGAGGCCCCACAAAGGAAGCCCCACTTGGAACTTGGCCCTGGAGGGTGGGCTTGGACTTGAATTGGGGagatgtgagaaaaaaaaaggggatctggggagagggggaggcagGAAGGAGAATGCAAGGCAAAGTCTCAGCTCCGCGTGTGCAGTGCCACTGGCCATCCggctgttccttgaacaagatcCGCCATCTCCAGACTTGGGGATTTTTCTGTGCCGTTCCCCCTGCAATCCTCCCTCATACCCACTTCCTATCTTCCTTGACTTcaaatcccagaaaaaaaaaaatcatctctgcGGAAGGAAGCCTTTCTTTCTGCCCTTCCAGTGCTcacatcttcctcctcctcttgctcctttttctcatctatagttTGTCTATCTATAGTCCATATTTGTTTGCTAGTAGTCTCTcatgaactccttgaaggcaggggctgtcttttgcttctttttgtatctccagcacttagtacagtacccagaacatagtaggtacttaataaatgcttgttgactgactgattggaTAAATGACAGTCAGGAGCAACTATGCTTGTGGGCAGGCAGGTGGATACACagaaagagaggcagacagacagactgactgGAAGAGACAGATGTGGATGGATGCACAGACTCGGGCAAGCAAACAGGCAGCAGGCAATGTGGCAGGCAGCCAGCCAGACGGACTTGCAGACTGAGTGTTAGAGAAAGAGGAGGCAGCGTGGCAGCTTGCCAGGCGCAGGAGGGTGGGCAGAGAGGGAGGTGGCAGGGGCCTCTGCTGAGGATGAGCGCAAGGAGTGCccttggaaattattttaaaaggcaagCAGACAGACGGAAGggtggacagacagacagactgacgaGAAGGCAAGCAGATGCTCAGACAGACAAGCAGAGAGACTGACAGGGACAGACAGATAATAAGGCAAGCTGATGGAAGGACggacagatggatggacagacGGACGAGAAGCCAAACAGATGCTCAAACAGACAAGCAGAGAGACTGGCAGCCACAGGGACAGACAGATGATAAGGCAAGCTGACAGACCCAAAGAAGCAGAGGAATGGACCACCAAGCAGCTGGACTGGCAGATGGGCGGACAGACGGAGGCATGAGAAACCAAGCAGATGCTCAGACAGACAAGCAGAGAGATTGGCAGCCAGCCAAGAAGCAGAGGAATGGACCAGCAAGCAGCTGGACTGgcaaacagacagaaagacagatagcgAGACATTCAAGAAAACATACAGACGGACAAGCAAACAGATAGGCAGGAGGTACAAATGGACAGACAGGCAAGCAGACAGGGACGGGGAAGACTGATACATAGACAAGCAGCCAAATAGAAAAACAAGCAGATGGATGAGTGGCCAGACAAGTAGACAGACTTGTGGATAGATGGACAGAAAGACAGTCAGGACATAGTAACAGCAGGGAGAcgcagagacaaaaaaagaaccaAGTAGAATCATTTGTCTccaaatagaaggaaggaagggacagagacagacagagagacagaggggttggggggggagagggagaaaaggagggagggaggaagagtagGAGACAGAGTGGGGACAAacagagggggaaggagaggaagaggaagagagggaggaagggagaatgggatggagagacagacagaatgggagagaagaggaagagagaagggggagacagagagaggcagagagacagagaggaggagggggaaagggagagagagggaagaagggagagtggGTTggggggaaagacagagagacagaggggggagaggggggaagggagaggaagagggggagggagagggagagggaagggaggaggagagagagaagtccAAGCAGATAAGCAGAGCAGCAAGTGACACATGAGAAATGCACAGACAGGCAGGTAGATGCGCGGAGAGAGGGACCATATACAAGAAAATTCTCAGCTAGGCAGTGGGATGGCCCGACGGCCCGGCTCCCAGAGGCAGGTAGATGAAGGGCCCATAGGCAGGCGCACGGACTGACGGACAGGCCCGGAGGCGGCCCGGCGGCCCGACGAAGCAGCAGGAGATCCGGCGACCAGACGCGAGAAAGTCTTCCCCTCGCTTCCCCCCAGGAACCAAGTGAGTCCTTGTCCCCTCTTGGCGCCCTGCCGCCACCACCGGCTCCCTGGAACACCCCGCCGGATTTCCCTATGGATGAAGAGAGCGACCTGGTCCAGTGCCACGAGCAGAGCTGCTGGGCCAGCCTGCCCGACGTGTGCTTGCGCCGGGTGTTCTGGTGGCTAGGAGACAGGGACAGGTCCCGGGCCGCGCTCGTCTGCAGGAAGTGGAACCAAACGATGTACTCGGCCGACCTGTGGCGCTGCCGGACCATCACCTTCAGCGGGAGACCGTCGCGGTCCCACGCGTCCGAGTTCGAGTCGGCGCTCTGGTACGTGAAGAAGTTCGGCCGGTATTTGGAGCACCTGGAGATCAAGTTCCTGAACCCGTACAACGCCGTGCTGACCAAGAAGTTCCAGGTGACCATGCGGGGCCTGCTGTCGTGCCTGGGCAAGAGCAACAACCGCCTCAAGTCTCTGTCCATTCAGCACCTGGAGCTCGACCGGCTGGTGTGGAGGAGCAGCATCCGCACGTCCTTCATCAAGAGCCTGAGCTTCTTCCTCAAGAAGGTGAGCAAGCACCTGGACTACCTGAACCTGAAGGGGGCGCGGCTGGCTGTGGAGCAGGGCTGCCACGTGCTCAGCTCCCTGAGCCACCTGCGCAGCGAGAGCTTCGCCTCCGAGCTCAACCTGGAGGACTACTTCAGCCACCACCTGGCCGTGTACAGCAGCCCCCAGTTCAACCAGACCATGTCGATGTTCCGCAGCCTGGTGGTCCTGACCCTCAACTACAACTGCATCTCCGACGAGCTGCTCGAGACCCTGGGCGAGAACAACGCCAGCTCCCTCTGGACCATCAACATCAAGTGCCACATCCACGACCCCCACGGCCAGGTGATCTGGGGCATGTCGTGGGCCAAGCTGGCCAAGCACGCGGCCAACCTCAAGGTCAACTTCTTCTTTGAACGGGTCATGAAGCACGAGCGTCTGACCCGCATCCTTCTGCAGGAGATTCCCGTCCGAAGCGTCAGCCTCCGAAGCTGCTACTTCAGCGATCCCGACTGGTCCATGCGGCCGACCCTCACTGACCTGCTGCCCACGTACCGCCACACGCTTCAGGTGGGTCGCGGgttgggggggaagagggagggagaggagggagcgGGGAAATGAGGGAAGAACCGAGGGAGGAGGAGGACCAGGGAGTGACCCGGGGGAGGGGAGCACGAGGGggtgatgggggtggggagggggaggaaagccGAGGAACAGGGGATTAccggggaaggggaggagagggaaggaggaccAGGGGGTGacgggggagggaaaggagaaccTACGACCAGGGTTGGGAGGAGGGCTAGTAGGGATGGAGGGAGTCAGGGAAGAGTTGTTGTTATGGGCTGTTCTATTTttaataatgggggggggggaatacacTGGAGTGTTTgtaagggagaggggaggagccATAGATAGGGAGAGATTAAAGATGAGGGGAGggcaggaaggggagggagagagagaaaaaaaacagagacagactgagagagaaagaaatgaaagaagggagggagggaagggagacaagagagagacagtgaaagatgaaagagaggagagagacagagatgaaagaggagagaggagagagaaaagaaatgaaagaagagagggagagaaggaagacagagggagatgaaagaagggagaaagagacagagaaagaaaaagatgagagaagggaaggagacagagacagaggagagagagggaggggaagagagtcTGCTAACAGAAAACAAGCTGGAATGGGGCTAAGGATGCATGTGGAAAGGGAGGGGCTAGTCTTGGCTCAAGAGTCACCTGGGTGGGGAAAGATCTGAGTTTctttgagatggaaaaaaaagacaaaaggaagctTTCAGTACCGGCCTCAATGTGTGTGTGAGTAAAGTTCTCAAAAGAGAGGGCCGGAGAAGGCGACACTATGAGGGGTGAGAAGAGGTTGCAAACAGCTGCTTGTTTCCTGGGAGAGGAGCTCAGAGGGAGGTGCGGGATGCTTAGCTTGCTGCGGTTCTGGCCCAGCTGGGCTTCGATACTGTCAATGTGCAGGCAACCCCATGGAGAAGGTTCCACGGTTTTCCCTAGTTCTGTTAGGCAGCATCCAAAGCGGGGAGAAAAGGAGGCTGGGGTCTAAGTCATAACTGGAGGGACCAGAGATTCTAGAACAGAGAACAGCGGACTGAGCTGGTTCACCAACAGAGTAAGATAGAGTGGGTAGGGCCCAGTGCGCAGAGGCTGATGGTTTGAGATAAAGTGGAGGGAATGGAGGTCATGATGGGAACAAAGGGGGGCTGGGTCATAGGGAAAGACAAAGCTATtattatacttaatatatattattttattatttttaataattatattattatatatattaatatatattatatataataaataattaacatgtaaaataatataaattatacttaGGTCTAGGAATGTCCAAGTTCAAGAAGGAAATAGAGCCTTTGTGGGGTTTTCCTGGTCAAGGTCACCGCCATCTCGAAGTGTGACTTTGGCTGAAGCTCCACTTAGTGGAGAGCAGTAGAGGTCTGAGAGGTCATTGGAACCACATAAACTGAGGCACTGGGAAGCCAGAGGACTTAGGGAGTATCAATGTCCATTCCAGTCTCCTGGCAGAGGGCagaaattaaagagagaaaggctGAGCCAGGTGCTAAACTCTGTGTCCCAGGGTCCGGAGGTAAATGGCAGCCAGGAGCTGGGGAGGGACAGTCGGGGTCTCTTGTCTGAGATGTCCCAGTTGCTCCTTTAGCACCGAGTCAGGTGCTTGGTGGCCAAGGTGCTCCCGGCTTAGCTCCTTCCTCCCCACAACAGCTACTTCGTTTAGTTCTTCCCAAGGGTCTCTGCCTGTGGCACAGGTGTGCCTGGGAACTCCTCCATCTGCCTTTAGCTGCAGGTTATTCCTAGTTATGTCCCTGGGGACAGGTGGGGGTGGTGTCCCTGTGCACAGGTGGGGATGGCGTCCCTGTGCACAGGTGGGGATGGCGTCCCTGGGGACAGGTGGGGATGGTGTCCCTGGGGACAGGTGGGGATGCTGTCCCTGTGCACAGGTGGGGATGGCGTCCCTGGGGACAGGTGGGGATGCTGTCCCTGTGCACAGGTGGGGATGGCGTCCCTGTGCACAGGTGGGGATGGAGTCCCTGGGAACAGATAGGGATGGCGTCCCTGTGCACAGGTGGGGATGGTATCCCTGGGGACAGGTCGGGATGGAGTCCCTGGGGACAGGTGGGAATGCTGTCCCTGTGCACAGGTGGGGATGGTGTCCCTGGGGACAGGTGAGGATGGTGTCCCTAAGGACAGGGGGGGATGGTGTCCCTGCCCATTGCCTGTGGGGGTCTCTTGGCAGGAGCCTGCCTGAGTCACTCCTCCTGCGGAGTCTCAAATGGTCCCGAGGGTGTAGCAGAGAACTTCtagctcttcctcttctttcacaTGAAcgctgcttttttttctctttggtccTTTCCCAGAAATTAACTTTTGAATTCAACAACAACCACGAGTCCTTGGATGAGGAGCTTCTCCACCTCATCTTGTCCTGTGAGAAGTTGTTTTACTTCAAAATCTGGGCTTTCCTGGATGTCAAGTTTGTGGAGAGAATCCTGCAGAGTCAGGAAGAGGGCAAGTGCATGCTTCGCACACTCAAGGTAACCTGTCTCCCCGGGGACCGCGCCTGCCCACCCGAGACTCCATATCCCACAATGCCTGCTACCTCGGTCAGTTCCACAGAGGCCTGTCCCTCCCCCACTGCAATGGCTGCTgggaggatggatggatggatggttggAGATGTGGAGAGCAAAGGAAAGAAGCTGGGCCCGAGTCCCGCCGCTTCCTCTCATTATCTGGCTGCCTTTGCAGCAGCTCCTGCCCCTCCAcacttcctcatttccttccttggCACCGTGAGGGGAGGGGACTGAGTCCGGTGCCCAGATATCCCCATTGGCCCGTGGGGGGGGTGTGTTATGTCACGGATGATCCGAGCCCACAGTCACTGCGTGCGTGGGGTGGGGTGGGACTTTCTGTTCGATCCAGGTGAGAATTTATACAAACAGATATGAGACGAATGAGGAGGACAGAATGTTGCGGGACATTTATCGAAAGTACAGAGACCTGATCGACACAGAGTTTAACTATTTTGTCATCGCCTACCCCATGATGTGAGGAGCACACCCAGGAGGAGAGCACCCTCGCTGCTCTTGGGGCTTCTGAGCCCATCCTCCACAGAGTTGTCCCTGGAGCCTTCCTCCGGGACCTGGCTCCCTCTGCAGCCAGAGCAGAATCCTGAGGATTTGGGGCCAGGCGCTCTCCCAGCCTCCCAAGTCCTTTTAAATGCTGTCTTTACAACTGCCTCGGGCTGCTGATTCCTCTGCTTGTCCCTTCCGTTTTGTTGTGGTTTGTCCTCACTGCCTAACTCGGGCTCCCCCAGGCGGCCACCGCCCTGGCCTCCCTTGGACTGACTCCAGATTGGTTCCCAACATTTTGGCAATGAATTTCCTTAGGCCCAAGTTCACGGTTTCAAAGCAagccctttctcctctcccaagAGCTCCTACTGGAAAAAGACATCTTGGAAGGGGAAAAGCCAATCCTTTGTCCTAGAAGGACCAAGAGGTGCAAGTAACAGGCAGAAAGCTCTGACCTCGATGCCAAAAAGTCCTTCCTTGTGATTACAGCAATCATTTGCAGTAGAACAGGCTTCCCGGTGTGGGAATTGGGGGCCTTGTACAGGGGCTGGGTGGGTAAGGAGGGGTTTCTGGTCCAGGTCTGCCCAGTTGGGCACAACGTCCCCTAGGGCTCAGCCAGCTCAGGGGCATCTCTGCTCAGAGCCCCCATCCTGAAGAATAGAGGAAGTCCTGGATTCCTTTGGAATCCTTTAGGTCTCTGTCCTGCGTTCATCTGTA
Encoded here:
- the FBXO39 gene encoding F-box only protein 39 — protein: MDEESDLVQCHEQSCWASLPDVCLRRVFWWLGDRDRSRAALVCRKWNQTMYSADLWRCRTITFSGRPSRSHASEFESALWYVKKFGRYLEHLEIKFLNPYNAVLTKKFQVTMRGLLSCLGKSNNRLKSLSIQHLELDRLVWRSSIRTSFIKSLSFFLKKVSKHLDYLNLKGARLAVEQGCHVLSSLSHLRSESFASELNLEDYFSHHLAVYSSPQFNQTMSMFRSLVVLTLNYNCISDELLETLGENNASSLWTINIKCHIHDPHGQVIWGMSWAKLAKHAANLKVNFFFERVMKHERLTRILLQEIPVRSVSLRSCYFSDPDWSMRPTLTDLLPTYRHTLQKLTFEFNNNHESLDEELLHLILSCEKLFYFKIWAFLDVKFVERILQSQEEGKCMLRTLKVRIYTNRYETNEEDRMLRDIYRKYRDLIDTEFNYFVIAYPMM